The following proteins are co-located in the Enoplosus armatus isolate fEnoArm2 chromosome 10, fEnoArm2.hap1, whole genome shotgun sequence genome:
- the cabp2b gene encoding calcium-binding protein 2 isoform X1: protein MFMIIRETSAAGGGAGAMSAPQQKSAKQVQAAIKKKLEKQKKRTSDQGGGAGDIQTAASQPPRHQTPKMAAAAAEDRETLLEETLEEMMEGPQRRDREKEEVEPVDLLPIVDSVFGQDRELRPEEIEELREAFVEFDRNKKGYISHKDLGECMRTMGYMPTEMELIELSQQICGGKVDFEDFVELMGPKMLAETADMIGVKELRDAFKEFDSNGDGQISLTELREAMKKLMGEQVTNREINEILRDVDLNGDGLVDFEEFVRMMSR from the exons ATGTTCATGATCATTCGAGAGACGTCCGCCGCAGGAGGCGGTGCTGGAGCGATGAGCGCGCCACAGCAGAAGAGTGCAAAACAG GTGCAGGCCGCCATCaagaagaagctggagaagcagaagaagcgAACCAGTGATCAGGGAGGAGGTGCTGGAGACATTCAGACTGCTGCATCTCAGCCCCCTCGCCATCAGACCCCCAAGAtggcagcggcggcagcagaagacagagagacactgctGGAGGAGACGCTGGAGGAGATGATGGAGGGACcgcagaggagagacagggagaaagaggaggtggagccCGTCGACCTGCTGCCCATAGTGGACTCTGTGTTCGGACAG GACAGAGAGCTGAGACCAGAGGAGATTGAAG agctCCGTGAGGCGTTTGTGGAGTTTGACAGGAACAAAAAGGGCTACATCAGTCATAAAGACCTGGGGGAGTGTATGAGGACCATGGGGTACATGCCTACAGAGATGGAGCTCATCGAACTGAGCCAGCAGATCT GTGGAGGTAAAGTGGACTTTGAGGACTTTGTGGAGCTGATGGGACCCAAGATGCTGGCAGAGACAGCAGACATGATCGGAGTCAAAGAGCTACGAGATGCATTCAAAGAG tttGACTCTAATGGTGACGGCCAGATCAGTCTAACTGAGCTGCGTGAGGCCATGAAGAAGCTGATGGGAGAACAAGTAACCAACAGAGAGATCAACGAGATCCTCAGAGATGTCGACCTCAACGGAGACGGACTGGTGGACTTTGAGG AGTTTGTGCGAATGATGTCTCGCTGA
- the cabp2b gene encoding calcium-binding protein 2 isoform X3, which translates to MGNCTKSSMKDEMKKDRELRPEEIEELREAFVEFDRNKKGYISHKDLGECMRTMGYMPTEMELIELSQQICEWNSGGKVDFEDFVELMGPKMLAETADMIGVKELRDAFKEFDSNGDGQISLTELREAMKKLMGEQVTNREINEILRDVDLNGDGLVDFEEFVRMMSR; encoded by the exons ATGGGCAACTGCACCAAATCATCTATGAAAGACGAGATGAAGAAG GACAGAGAGCTGAGACCAGAGGAGATTGAAG agctCCGTGAGGCGTTTGTGGAGTTTGACAGGAACAAAAAGGGCTACATCAGTCATAAAGACCTGGGGGAGTGTATGAGGACCATGGGGTACATGCCTACAGAGATGGAGCTCATCGAACTGAGCCAGCAGATCTGTGAGTGGAACA GTGGAGGTAAAGTGGACTTTGAGGACTTTGTGGAGCTGATGGGACCCAAGATGCTGGCAGAGACAGCAGACATGATCGGAGTCAAAGAGCTACGAGATGCATTCAAAGAG tttGACTCTAATGGTGACGGCCAGATCAGTCTAACTGAGCTGCGTGAGGCCATGAAGAAGCTGATGGGAGAACAAGTAACCAACAGAGAGATCAACGAGATCCTCAGAGATGTCGACCTCAACGGAGACGGACTGGTGGACTTTGAGG AGTTTGTGCGAATGATGTCTCGCTGA
- the cabp2b gene encoding calcium-binding protein 2 isoform X2: protein MLLRNCNMLHNIVGPACIFLKQGFSQTLVCNTTQSDRELRPEEIEELREAFVEFDRNKKGYISHKDLGECMRTMGYMPTEMELIELSQQICEWNSGGKVDFEDFVELMGPKMLAETADMIGVKELRDAFKEFDSNGDGQISLTELREAMKKLMGEQVTNREINEILRDVDLNGDGLVDFEEFVRMMSR, encoded by the exons ATGCTGCTGAGGAACTGCAACATGCTGCACAACATCGTGGGCCCGGCCTGCATCTTCCTTAAACAGGGCTTTTCACAGACGCTCGTatgtaacacaacacaaagt GACAGAGAGCTGAGACCAGAGGAGATTGAAG agctCCGTGAGGCGTTTGTGGAGTTTGACAGGAACAAAAAGGGCTACATCAGTCATAAAGACCTGGGGGAGTGTATGAGGACCATGGGGTACATGCCTACAGAGATGGAGCTCATCGAACTGAGCCAGCAGATCTGTGAGTGGAACA GTGGAGGTAAAGTGGACTTTGAGGACTTTGTGGAGCTGATGGGACCCAAGATGCTGGCAGAGACAGCAGACATGATCGGAGTCAAAGAGCTACGAGATGCATTCAAAGAG tttGACTCTAATGGTGACGGCCAGATCAGTCTAACTGAGCTGCGTGAGGCCATGAAGAAGCTGATGGGAGAACAAGTAACCAACAGAGAGATCAACGAGATCCTCAGAGATGTCGACCTCAACGGAGACGGACTGGTGGACTTTGAGG AGTTTGTGCGAATGATGTCTCGCTGA
- the crybb1l1 gene encoding beta-crystallin B1 has product MSSGDKSKTSSQTDGKAAQGKKSEMGMMSYKMYVFDQENFQGRMIEISNECMNVCEMGMDRVRSLRVECGPFVGFEQMNFCGEMYILEKGEYPRWDSWSNCQKNDYLLSFRPVRMDPEKHKICLYEVGEFKGRKMEIMDDDVPSLFSYGFTDRVGSIIVSCGTFVGYQFPGYRGSQYLLEKGDYRHFNEYGARHPQFQSVRRIRDMQWHQQGCYTMASK; this is encoded by the exons ATGTCCAGTGGAGATAAGTCCAAGACTTCTTCCCAGACTGACGGGAAGGCCGCTCAGGGCAAGAAGTCTGAGATGGGAATGATGTCCTACAAG ATGTACGTGTTCGACCAGGAGAACTTCCAGGGTCGCATGATCGAGATCAGCAACgagtgcatgaatgtgtgtgagatgggCATGGACCGCGTGCGCTCCCTGCGCGTTGAGTGTGGACC CTTCGTGGGCTTTGAGCAGATGAACTTCTGTGGTGAGATGTACATCCTGGAGAAGGGAGAGTATCCTCGCTGGGACTCCTGGAGCAACTGCCAGAAGAACGACTACCTGCTGTCCTTCAGGCCTGTCagaatg gACCCCGAGAAGCACAAGATCTGCCTGTACGAGGTCGGAGAGTTCAAGGGCCGCAAGATGGAGATCATGGATGATGACGTTCCCAGCCTGTTCTCCTACGGCTTCACAGACAGAGTGGGCAGCATCATTGTCAGCTGTGGAAC ctttgtGGGATACCAGTTCCCTGGATACCGTGGCAGCCAGTACCTGCTGGAGAAGGGCGACTACAGGCACTTCAACGAGTACGGCGCCCGCCATCCTCAGTTCCAGTCCGTGAGGCGTATCCGTGACATGCAGTGGCACCAACAGGGCTGCTACACCATGGCCAGCAAGTGA